The Syntrophorhabdaceae bacterium genome includes the window AGGGTGTTCATGCCCAGTTTTCGGGCCGTCTCGCGCATGTTCTGGTAGGAGACGTTGTGTGTGATGAGGGATTTCAGGTCCTTTGACGAGGACATGATCTCCGCGATGAGGGTCCTTCCCCGGTACCCGGTGTTGTTGCAGGCAGGGCATCCCTTGGCCCGGTAGATCGTCTCGGCGTTGAGTCTCACGGAGCCAAGCTCTTTTATGTCGGGCCTGTATTCCTCTTTGCATTCAGGACAGAGTTTCCGCACAAGCCTTTGACCGACCACCGCAAGGATCGTCGGTGCAAGAAGGAAGGGCTCGACCCCGATATCGATAAGCCTCGTTACCGCCGACGGCGCATCATTGGTATGGAGCGTGGAGAGCACGAGGTGGCCCGTGAGCGCCGAGCGGACGCAAATCTCCGCCGTCTCGAGGTCGCGGACTTCGCCGACGAGCATTATGTCGGGATCCTGGCGCAGGAAACTTCTCAGGGCCGAGGCGAAGGTAAGGCCGATCTCCGGCTTGACCTGCACCTGGTTGATCCCCGCCAGCCGGTATTCAACGGGGTCCTCCACGGTAAGGATGTTCTTTTCCGACGACTTGATCTCCTGCAGGATGGCATAAAGGGTTGTCGATTTGCCGCTGCCCGTGGGCCCGGTGAGGAAGACAACCCCGTAGGGGCTGAAGATCGCCGACCGCAGCTTTATGAGATCCTGCTCTTCGAAGCCCATTTCTGCGAGCTCGAAAACAACGCCCGTCCTGTCGAGTATACGCAATACGACCTTTTCGCCATAGATGGTAGGTATCACGGAGATACGAAGATCGATTGTGCGGTCCTTCAGTTTTACCATGAAGGTCCCGTCCTGGGGGAGTCGTTTCTCCGAGATGTCGAGGCCCGAGAGGATCTTGATCCGGGAGACGATGGGGAGGTGAAGATGCTTCGCGGGCGGCGACATTTCGTAGAGCTTGCCATCAATGCGATACCTCAGGGAGATGTGGTTCTCGAAGGGCTCGATATGGATGTCAGAGGCGCGCTTGTCGATGGCCTGCCACAGCATGAGGTCAACGAGCTTCACCACCGGCGCCGCCTTTGCACGTTCGACGATGCTCTCGATGCCGATCGAATCGTCCCGGGAATCGGGCGATTTCAATTCGAGGCCTTTGACGATATTGGAGTGGTGCTGGGATCTTTGGGCGATCGACGTTGTGTCGTAGAATTCCTCTATGGAGCGGAGTATATCCGATTTGGTCGCCACTACGGTGGTGACGTGACAGCCGGTGATCTTCCTCAGTTCGTCAATGAGCATGACGTCGAGGGGATTGAACATGACGCAGGTAAAGACGTTATCTTCGCGGGAGAGGGGAAGAATGACGTTCCTCAGGGCGAACTGCTTCGGTATGAGCTTCCTGAGGTCCTCTTCGTCGGACGGCCTCATGGAACCATTATGTGACGACAGGAGAGGGACATCGAATTCCTGTGACAGGGCGAAGGACACATCGTCCTCGGCGATGAGCCCCTTGCTTACCAGGACCTCGCTGAGGTAGCCTCCCCGGGTTTTCAGAACCTCCAGGGCCTTGTCGAGCTGTTCCTGCGAGATAAGGCGCTGGTCTGTCAGAAAGGCTGCCAGCCTGCCGTCGGGAGAATCCTTCTTCAATCGTGTCGTCATGCGTGTATTGTAAGAAAAAAAGGGAATAATGGCAAATCTAAAACCCGTTTCAAGTTCCAGGTTCCGGGCTTCAGGGGCAAAGAATGAAAGACTAAAACCTGCCCGACGGACAAGCCCCATGGCCCTTGAAGGAAGGGCTTCGTTTTCTCGGCCCCGTCGATGTTCGAAAAAGCCCGGCCATGCTTCGTCAGTGTTTCGGGTTGCTTGCCTGCTCCGTTGTCTTGAACCTTTCCTTGAAGTAATCGATGATGCGATTGGTAAAGCCGAGCTTTGGCACTGTTCCATTCAGAGAGGAGTTCCCGGGCAGTCCAAGCGTCACATCCTCGGCCACTCCCGATTCCTCCTTGATGAGCCTGTCTATTTTTTGCCAGTCGACCTTGTCTGCAACGCCGCGGGTTTCGAGCAGTTTTGTTATGTGGCCCTTAATGGAGCGATGTTTCTTGTAGACATCGGTGCGGATCTCCACGTAGGTCCTGCCGTCGTCGGTCCTTGCGATCTTCACGGGTTCGTAGATGATCTCCCCCTCCATGTTTATCTCCACAAGCGGGAACAGGCGCTCCATATGTTCCCGGAGCATTCGTATGCATCCATGGCTCATGTAGCGATAGACGCTTCCCGGCCAGATGGTCTCGTGGATCAGGACCGCCGGAAGGGATGTTTTTATGGCGTATCTTCCCAACGGGTTCTTCGGGCCGGGGGGAACGGACTCTTCGACGGGTTTGCCCTTCAATGCGTATTCAATCTGGATCGACTCCGGCACATACCAGGTCGGGTCCTTCCTTTTGCCTGTTATGCGGAACTTGCCTTCCGGTGTTTTCCAGTCGCTGTAGTCATTCTCGAAGATGGCGCCCAACCCGACGGGAAGGGCCATCAATTGTCTTCCCTGGAAGAAATAGAGCGTTCTGTCGGGTATGTTGACGATGATGCCGTTGTCGATCACTCGGGGCACGATCTTGCGTGTGTTGAGCTTAAGAACGGCGCCCTCGACGAGCGGCTGTTTCTCATCGAGGCCATTGTCCCGGGCGATGTTCTTCCAGAAAACCCCGTACCTGGCACCCAGGCGGTAGAGATTGTCACCCTTGCCGACGGTGTGGGTCACATCGCCGCCTATGATGATGTCAGCTGCCAGAGCCTGCCCGGCCCAGAGAAGACAAATTAGAAAGAGCACTGTTTTCATTAGCGTTTTCATAAGTATAACAGGAGCCTATTCTATTATACATGGGGAAAATTGACAACAGAAAAAGTGAGGACGACATGAACGGGGCTTCAACATTTCTCTTGAAACGCCCGTGGGGTCGTGCGTTAATTTAGCCATGGCGCGCGCTCACGACGAAGTCCCCGGGGGTTCATTTTTCATGCTTGGTATTATCCACCGGGACAAGCGTAACGAAGAGCTTCTCGGGAAATGGATCGAAGCACTGGTGCCCGGGGTGGTCACACTGGAGCTTTCCCCCTACGGCCTTGCCTTCCGGCGGGAGATGGGCGAGGTCTACCGGAAAAAGATCGACGATGCCCTGTATGCCCTGCGATCCGAGGGGTATGCGTGCCAGCCCGGCGACTTCGAAGACCTCTATGCCTACGTCGACATACCCCGCGAGTTTGCGATAGCCGACAATTATTGCAGGTGCAATGATGCCTGCCTTTATCCCGTCGACATGGACCTTTTTTCGTATACGAGGCTTCGGGCCATGGACGAGCTGACGAGCCGGGAGAATATCGAGAAAAGGGTTTCCGGGAAAGCGCCGGAAAGGGGCGGAATGGAAGCGGTCCTGGCAGACCTCTATTTTCGGTCGGGTGTTACCGCTTTTTCATACACCGATGAAATGGCGCTTCGCGACAGGTTCATGTGCCGTGGCATCGGATTGCTCATGAAGCGCTTCAGGGGCAGACGGTTCCTTCATATAGCAGGCTGGCAGCACCTGAAAGACCCCCTTGCCCTTTATGCCAAATTCCATCCCGTGAAGATATTTCCCTATGATTAAGCTCTTTGTTTTTGATCTGGGGAACGTGATCCTTCCTTTTGAACATCATCAGATAGCCGCAAAGCTCCACGAAACCTCCCTCATCAAGGACCGCTTTACCCCCGATGACCTCTTCCGGTACCTCTTCGACCATCAGAAGGGTTTTGTGAACGCCTACGAGGAAGGCCTCATATCTTCGAAGGAGTTTTTCAAAAAACTCAAGGAGAAGTACAAGCTTGAACTGGAATCCGAGGGGTTCAAGGATATCTGGAACGACATATTTCAGGAAGACCCGGCGGTGAGCGAGATCATCCTTTACCTCAAGCGGAAAGGATACCCCATCGTCCTTCTGAGCAACACCAATGAGCTTCATTTTTCCTATGTTATGGAGAGATACCCCATTATCCATCACTTCGATGAATGGATACTCTCCTTTGAGGTGGGTGCGAAAAAACCCAAGGAAAAGATCTATAGCACGATATTTGAAACAAGGTCTGTGGAGCGGAACGAAGTGCTCTATATCGATGACATTCCCGAGTACATAACGGCCGCCGCCGGCTATGGCATCCCGGGCATCGTCTTCAAAGAGGCCGCCGACATCTGGAAGGTGATACGTGAGAATTGTGTATAGAGTAAAGACAATAACCGATGGCCAGATCACAATAACCAGATAAATGATACTGACCCAAAATGAAAATAGCCAATGACGAGACAAGGACAGCCGTGAGAACAAGAAGAACAGTTTATTGGCGCCTGGTCGTTGGTTAATCTGTTCCATCGGACTCTGGAGGCCGGAATCAGCTATGCTTTCCTTTCCCAATATTGACCCCGTTATCTTCAAGATTGGCCCACTCTCCATGCGCTGGTATGGGCTTATGTATATCCTTGGTTTTCTCGCTGCGTATGGGTTGACCATCTATCAGCTGCGGGGCAACAGGAAGCCCGGGATTCCCAGGGAAGCGGTGGACGACCTGTTCTTCTACCTTATTATAGGGCTTATTGTCGGAGCCCGGCTGGGATATGCCGTCATTTATAATCCTGGCTTCTATATCGAGAACCCTCTCGAGATATTCATGGTCTGGCATGGAGGCATGTCATTCCACGGAGGCCTGGCGGGGACCTTTATCGCCGGAGTCATTATTATGGTCAGGAAGAAGCTCCCCGTCTCAGCCACCGCCGATCTTATCATCCCTACGGCACCCATCGGGATCTGCTTCGGACGGCTGGGAAACTTCATCAACGGCGAACTCTTCGGCAAGCCGGCAGATGTTCCCTGGGCAATGGTCTTCCCCCAGGGGGGGCCGGTGCCGCGCCATCCTTCGCAGCTCTACGAGGCTTTTTTCGAAGGCCTTCTCCTTTTCGTCATCCTCTGGTTCTACAAGGACAGGAAGAAACGCGATGGCGATGTTGCCGCGCTCTTTCTCATTTTGTATGGTGCGTTCAGGACCTTCTGCGAATTCTTCAGGCTTCCCGACACCCAGTTGGGGTTTGTTCTCGGTCCCTTCAGCATGGGCCAGGTCCTGAGCCTCATAATGGTCTTCATCGGCATGGGACTGAAGTTCTGTGTCTTGCCGTGGGTAGAAAGACGAAAGAACAGTTGAAACCTGAGATCGTCTCTAGAGCATTTCCACCAGTCCCGTGTCGATGTCGTAGTATGCCGGGATGACGGCTATCTTTCCCTCCTCAACCATCTTCCCGAGGACCGGTTTTGATGACGCGATGGCTGCGGCGACGAGCCTGGCGTTTTCCTTGATGGCGTTGTCGACGAGGTCGCCCGGTTGGTTCTTAACGTTGTTTACTGCGGGGGCGATGAGCTTTACGATGCCGCCGATGTGGCCGTGAGCTTCGCCTCCCTTTGCTGTCGCCGTGACGGCTCCGCATTTGGAGTGGCCCAGGACGACAACCAGCGGGGTTCCCAGATGGTCGACGGCATATTCGACGCTTCCCAGCGCCATATCGTCGACAATATTCCCGGCGAGCCTGATGATAAAGAGGTCGCCGATGCCCTGATCGAAGAGGATCTCGGGAGGAATGCGGGAGTCGGAGCATCCCACGACAACGGCGAAGGGTTTCTGACCGCCTTTCACGTCGTCGCGGCGGGCCCTGTCCTGGTTGGGATGCGTCTGTTTCATTGCGGCGAATCGCTTGTTTCCGTCGAGAAGGTTTTGCAGCGCCTCATTGATGCCGGAATCCTTGACCATTAGTAGTTCCCCCTGGTTTTTTAAAAAGTATCATAATGGATTTGTTCCCGTTCATCAAGCCTAAAGCCTGCCTTCGCTTCAAGCGGTCATTGGGCCACAAGTATTGTGAAAAGATTAACAAAATTTTATTGACATCACTACCCTGCACGTTTAAAATAGTCTGTTCAATAAGCTAAATACGGGTAGCTTAAGCTGAATACGGACAGCTTCATTTAAAATCAATAAGGAGGTTATGTATGGCAGACGCAACAGAAGACACCAGATTGTATCCACCCCTTAAGGAGTTTGTCGATCAGGCGTATGTAAAGAGCCGCGACGAATATGAGAAGATGTGGAAACAGTCAGTTCAGGACCCCGAGACCTTTTGGGGCGGCATTGCGAAAGAGCTTCACTGGTTCAAGCCGTGGCTGAAGGTCAACAGGGAAGAATTTGCCAAGGGCGAAGTGGAGTGGTTCGTCGGCGGCAAGACCAACATCTCTTACAACTGCCTTGACTACCAGGTCGAGAAAGGCAAGGGAGATAAGGTCGCCATCCTGTTCCAGGGCGAACCGGAAGACGATGTCGTAAAACTTACCTACAAGGAAATGCTTTCCCTCGTATCGAAATTCGCCAACGTATTGAAGAAAAAGGGCGTCCGCAAGGGCGACAGGATTGCCATTTATCTTCCCATGATCTGGCAGCTTCCCGTTGCGATGCTTGCATGCGCAAGGATTGGCGCTGTCCACACGATCGTTTTCGGCGGTTTCTCCGCTGAGGCGCTCCGCGACAGGATCCTCGACGCCGGCGCAAAACTGCTCATCACCACGAACGGCTACTGGCGTTCAGGCAAGAACGTGAGCTCCAAGGCAAACGCTGACATCGCTTGCGACCTCTGCGCAGCCCAGGGCCACACGGTGGATAAGGTTGTTGTCGTAAAGAGACTCGAGAAGTTTGAAGTACCGATGAAGGCCGGCAGGGACACCTGGTTTGAGGACGAACTGGCAGCGGCAGACATCACCGACAATTGCCCCGCCGAGATGATGGACGCGGAAGATCCGCTCTTCATCCTCTATACCTCAGGTTCAACAGGCAAGCCGAAGGGCGTTCTCCACACCGTCGGCGGCTACATGGTCTTTGCGTATTCAACATTCAAATACATCTTTGACTATAAAGACAAAGATGTATTCTTCTGCACCGCAGACATCGGTTGGGTAACGGGTCACACCTACATCGTTTATGGACCTATGTGCAACGGCGCAACCTCCATAGTTTTCGAGTCAGTCCCGACATTCCCGAACCCCGACAGGTTCTGGCAGATCGTCGAGAAATTCAAAGTCAGCATCTTCTACACCGCTCCGACAGCAATCAGGGCACTCATGAAAGAAGGCGAGAAGTGGCCGCAGGGAAGGAACCTGTCCTCATTGAGACTCCTCGGTTCCGTCGGCGAGCCCATCAACCCCGAAGCATGGCTCTGGTACAACAAATACATCGGCGGAGAAAAGTGCCCCATCGCGGATACCTGGTGGCAGACAGAGACAGGCGGCATCCTCATCACCTCTCTTCCTGGCGCATGGCCGGGAAAACCGGGTTACGCAACACTTCCGTTCTTTGGTGTTGACGCCCGCACGCTTCAGTCAAGGCCCGACCCCAGCAAACCCGCAGTTGATGCGCCCGTGAACGAGCAGGGCGAACTCTGCATCGGCAGGTCATGGCCTGGCATGATGAGGGGCGTTTTCGGGGAGCCCGAAAGGTTCTTCAATACCTATTTTGTACAGCAGCCGGGTTTCTACTTCTCCGGTGACGGTGCATTAAAGGATGAGAATGGCTACTTCAGACTTATGGGCCGTATCGATGACGTTGTCAACGTTTCCGGCCATAGAATGGGTACCGCGGAGGTTGAGGCGGCCCTGAATTCATTCAACACGGCAGTTGCGGAATCGGCCGTCGTCGGCTTCCCGCACGAAGTCAAGGGCGAAGACCTCTATGCATACGTCATTCTGAAAACAGGCGTAGAGGGTTCGGATGCTCTGAAGAAAGAGCTCGTTGCCCACGTAAGAAAAGAGATCGGCCCCATAGCATCACCGGGCAAGATCCAGTTCGTACCCGGTCTGCCGAAGACACGCTCCGGCAAGATCATGAGAAGGATCCTGAGAAAGGTCGCCTCCGGCGAGCTCGATCAGCTTGGCGACACTACGACCCTTGCCGATCCGTCAGTTGTCGATGACATCGTAAAGGGCAGGCAGTAAGACCGGCCCGCCTTTTGAAAGGCAATGCAAAGCCCCCGGGATCTCCCCGGGGGCTTCTTTATGTGAGGTTGCTTCATGGATAGCACGGGTTCACCATCCGGCGGCAGCCGCTGCCGGCTGAGTACGACCGACACGTATCACAGGGAAGATCTCGAGACCCTTGGCTGGGAATTGACTGTGTGTAATTCCCTTTATCCCGCCGACACCCCGATACGACGTATACTCAAGCACAACGCATCCTACGGGCACCTTCTCTTTGACCATCTCCGTCGCTTCGTTCCTCTTGAGCGGATGGCAGCTATTTTGGAGATTGGGGGCGGTTACGGTTATCTCATGAAGGATTTCCTCTCGAGGAATCCCAGGTTGCGTCCCTGCATGGTCGATATCTCACCGACGCTGCTGGAGAAACAGAGGGAAACTCTGACCGGGCATGAGGTGTCCTATCTGCTCGAAGATGCCCTCGAAACGGACTCCGCCATTTTTCAGCGCCACGAGCTGGCGATTCTGAACGAGAATCTGGGGGACTTTCCAACGGCCCTGGATATCGAACATCCGATTCTCGAAAGGGGCGCCGGGGAGGTTGATGACGTGATTGCAAAGGTGCGGCGCTTCTTCGACACGTACGGTCTTGAAAGACCTGCCGCGACCTTCAATTTTAATCTTGGAGCAATGGAGATGGTCGAGAAGCTTTGTTTGTCGGGGATACCATATATCTTTATCGGCGAACACAGTTGCGAGGCGGTGGTCCCTCCAGCGCTGGGGCCGTTCATTACCATCGCCTCAGACGGAAATCCGCGCCGCATCCCTCTTAAGGGACACGACGAATACACCATCAGATTCTCCTATCTGCAGGGAATAGCGGAATACCACGGCTACAGGACCTATCGCGGCCCCTTTGCCGATTACATCGTTCCCAACATCACCGAAGGATTAAAGGCCGTTCTTGCGACAAGGGGTTTTTACAGCGACAGGGAAGAGGTGGTCTGCCATTTTGTTGGCGACCTTTACGAGTATGAGTACCTCATCATGGCAAAAAGGGTTTAGGAAGTTCAGGTCCACTTTTCGTGCGGAAGGTCTGGAATTTCAGCAGTGGATAGACGGGAGTTGTCGGCTCCACGTCACATGCGGCGAAGGGAGTTTTTTATTTGACAACCATGGGCAAGTTATATAATTATTTCGCTTGTTCTTTG containing:
- a CDS encoding ATPase, T2SS/T4P/T4SS family, whose product is MTTRLKKDSPDGRLAAFLTDQRLISQEQLDKALEVLKTRGGYLSEVLVSKGLIAEDDVSFALSQEFDVPLLSSHNGSMRPSDEEDLRKLIPKQFALRNVILPLSREDNVFTCVMFNPLDVMLIDELRKITGCHVTTVVATKSDILRSIEEFYDTTSIAQRSQHHSNIVKGLELKSPDSRDDSIGIESIVERAKAAPVVKLVDLMLWQAIDKRASDIHIEPFENHISLRYRIDGKLYEMSPPAKHLHLPIVSRIKILSGLDISEKRLPQDGTFMVKLKDRTIDLRISVIPTIYGEKVVLRILDRTGVVFELAEMGFEEQDLIKLRSAIFSPYGVVFLTGPTGSGKSTTLYAILQEIKSSEKNILTVEDPVEYRLAGINQVQVKPEIGLTFASALRSFLRQDPDIMLVGEVRDLETAEICVRSALTGHLVLSTLHTNDAPSAVTRLIDIGVEPFLLAPTILAVVGQRLVRKLCPECKEEYRPDIKELGSVRLNAETIYRAKGCPACNNTGYRGRTLIAEIMSSSKDLKSLITHNVSYQNMRETARKLGMNTLYESGLKKVEKGITSLEEVMSVTFGI
- a CDS encoding L,D-transpeptidase family protein, translated to MKTVLFLICLLWAGQALAADIIIGGDVTHTVGKGDNLYRLGARYGVFWKNIARDNGLDEKQPLVEGAVLKLNTRKIVPRVIDNGIIVNIPDRTLYFFQGRQLMALPVGLGAIFENDYSDWKTPEGKFRITGKRKDPTWYVPESIQIEYALKGKPVEESVPPGPKNPLGRYAIKTSLPAVLIHETIWPGSVYRYMSHGCIRMLREHMERLFPLVEINMEGEIIYEPVKIARTDDGRTYVEIRTDVYKKHRSIKGHITKLLETRGVADKVDWQKIDRLIKEESGVAEDVTLGLPGNSSLNGTVPKLGFTNRIIDYFKERFKTTEQASNPKH
- a CDS encoding HAD hydrolase-like protein, translated to MIKLFVFDLGNVILPFEHHQIAAKLHETSLIKDRFTPDDLFRYLFDHQKGFVNAYEEGLISSKEFFKKLKEKYKLELESEGFKDIWNDIFQEDPAVSEIILYLKRKGYPIVLLSNTNELHFSYVMERYPIIHHFDEWILSFEVGAKKPKEKIYSTIFETRSVERNEVLYIDDIPEYITAAAGYGIPGIVFKEAADIWKVIRENCV
- the lgt gene encoding prolipoprotein diacylglyceryl transferase, with the protein product MLSFPNIDPVIFKIGPLSMRWYGLMYILGFLAAYGLTIYQLRGNRKPGIPREAVDDLFFYLIIGLIVGARLGYAVIYNPGFYIENPLEIFMVWHGGMSFHGGLAGTFIAGVIIMVRKKLPVSATADLIIPTAPIGICFGRLGNFINGELFGKPADVPWAMVFPQGGPVPRHPSQLYEAFFEGLLLFVILWFYKDRKKRDGDVAALFLILYGAFRTFCEFFRLPDTQLGFVLGPFSMGQVLSLIMVFIGMGLKFCVLPWVERRKNS
- a CDS encoding carbonic anhydrase; the protein is MVKDSGINEALQNLLDGNKRFAAMKQTHPNQDRARRDDVKGGQKPFAVVVGCSDSRIPPEILFDQGIGDLFIIRLAGNIVDDMALGSVEYAVDHLGTPLVVVLGHSKCGAVTATAKGGEAHGHIGGIVKLIAPAVNNVKNQPGDLVDNAIKENARLVAAAIASSKPVLGKMVEEGKIAVIPAYYDIDTGLVEML
- the acs gene encoding acetate--CoA ligase; the encoded protein is MADATEDTRLYPPLKEFVDQAYVKSRDEYEKMWKQSVQDPETFWGGIAKELHWFKPWLKVNREEFAKGEVEWFVGGKTNISYNCLDYQVEKGKGDKVAILFQGEPEDDVVKLTYKEMLSLVSKFANVLKKKGVRKGDRIAIYLPMIWQLPVAMLACARIGAVHTIVFGGFSAEALRDRILDAGAKLLITTNGYWRSGKNVSSKANADIACDLCAAQGHTVDKVVVVKRLEKFEVPMKAGRDTWFEDELAAADITDNCPAEMMDAEDPLFILYTSGSTGKPKGVLHTVGGYMVFAYSTFKYIFDYKDKDVFFCTADIGWVTGHTYIVYGPMCNGATSIVFESVPTFPNPDRFWQIVEKFKVSIFYTAPTAIRALMKEGEKWPQGRNLSSLRLLGSVGEPINPEAWLWYNKYIGGEKCPIADTWWQTETGGILITSLPGAWPGKPGYATLPFFGVDARTLQSRPDPSKPAVDAPVNEQGELCIGRSWPGMMRGVFGEPERFFNTYFVQQPGFYFSGDGALKDENGYFRLMGRIDDVVNVSGHRMGTAEVEAALNSFNTAVAESAVVGFPHEVKGEDLYAYVILKTGVEGSDALKKELVAHVRKEIGPIASPGKIQFVPGLPKTRSGKIMRRILRKVASGELDQLGDTTTLADPSVVDDIVKGRQ